Proteins co-encoded in one Metabacillus sp. KUDC1714 genomic window:
- a CDS encoding metal-dependent hydrolase, whose product MHVSYHGHSVVQISTGNKKIIIDPFINGNGLTDLKVTDLEVDVIILTHGHNDHVGDTVEIAKKNNALVIAPYELAVYIGKNDIDIHPMNIGGAYKFDFGTVKLTQAFHGSSYEEADGTVVYTGMPSGVLLTANGQTIYHAGDTALFSDMKMIGNRNTIDLAFLPIGDNLTMGPEDAVAAADWLKAKRVVPIHYNTFPAIKQDPKEFTNMLPKGIGYPLKVGEKLEL is encoded by the coding sequence ATGCATGTATCTTATCATGGTCATTCAGTCGTACAAATTTCAACAGGGAATAAAAAGATTATTATTGATCCATTTATTAATGGTAATGGTTTAACCGATTTAAAAGTAACTGACCTTGAAGTTGATGTGATTATTTTAACACATGGTCATAATGATCATGTCGGTGATACAGTCGAAATTGCTAAGAAAAACAATGCATTAGTTATTGCTCCGTATGAGTTAGCGGTTTACATAGGTAAAAATGATATTGACATTCATCCAATGAATATTGGTGGAGCTTATAAATTTGACTTTGGTACAGTCAAACTAACACAGGCTTTTCATGGATCAAGTTATGAAGAAGCAGACGGAACTGTTGTATATACAGGGATGCCTTCAGGAGTTCTGTTAACAGCTAATGGCCAAACGATCTATCATGCCGGGGATACTGCGTTGTTTTCTGATATGAAGATGATTGGGAATAGAAATACTATTGATCTAGCATTTTTACCAATAGGGGATAATTTAACAATGGGTCCAGAGGATGCAGTAGCTGCAGCTGATTGGCTAAAAGCTAAAAGGGTCGTTCCTATTCATTACAATACGTTTCCTGCAATAAAACAGGATCCTAAAGAATTTACAAACATGCTGCCAAAAGGGATAGGCTATCCATTAAAGGTTGGAGAAAAACTAGAATTATAA